The nucleotide sequence GCGCCGAAGGGGCAGATTTCGGCGCACAGGCCACAGCCGATGCATTTTTCGGCATCCACCTGGGAGACCAGCGGTGAGACCTTGACCGCCTCCCGTGCCAGAACCGTGGTGGCGCGCCCGGCGGCCGCCAGGGCCTGGGCGATGCTCTCCTCCAAGGGCTTGGGGTAGTGGGCCAGGCCGCAGACAAAGATGCCGTCGGTGGCAAAGTCCACCGGCCGCAATTTGGCGTGGGCCTCCATGAAAAAGCCCTCGGCGGTCAGCGGCAGTTTGTAATGTTCCGCCAAACGGGTCTGCTTGGGGGGTTCCACGGCGGTCATCAGGTTGAGATAGTCGGCCGGAATGGCAAGTGCGCGCTGCAGGACCGGGTCGAAGACCTCCACCTTGAGCCGCTCGCCGTCGGGGCGGACCACCGGCTTGCGCTCCAGGCTGTAGCGGATGAAGATCACCCCCAGCTCGCGTGCCTGCTTGTAGAGCAGCTCGGCCTCGCCGAAGGTACGGATATCGCGGTAGAGGATGTAGACCGCCGTGTCCGGGAAGCGGTTGCGAATCCAGACGGCCTGTTTGACCGCCGAGGTGCAGCAGATCCGCGAGCAGTAGGGCCGCTTGTCGTCGCGCGAGCCGACGCACTGCACGAAGACGACGCTCTCGGCCCCCTCCAGACGCTCGGGGTGCTGCTCCAGGTCGTGCCAGCGGGTCACCCGCGGGTGCTTTCCGTAGAGGTATTCATCCGTATCGGTGGCCTGGGCGCCGGTGGCGATGATGGTGGCCCCGTGCCTGACGGTGCGCGCGCCCTCGCCCGAAACCACCGTGGTCTCGAAGTTGCCGACAAATCCCGAGGCCTCCGTGACCTCGGCGTTGCACAGCACCGTGACAGCGGGGTGCTTTTCCACCCGCGCCACCAGTTTCTCGAGGAAAAGCGGCACGTCCTGCCCCTGCCGGGTGCTGCGCACATCGCGCGCCGCACCGCCCAGAACCTCGGCCTTCTCGACAATCACCGCCGGAAAGCCCTGATCGGCCAGGCTCAGGGCCGCCGTCATGCCGGCCACGCCGCCGCCCACCACCAGGGCCGATTTCTCGATGGGCACGTCCAGATCGGGGATCGGCTCCAACAGGGTGGCGCGCGCCACGGCCATGCGGATCAGGTCGCGGGCCTTGTCGGTGGCCTTGTCCTTGTTCTCGGAATGCACCCAGGTGCACTGGTTGCGGATGTTGGCCATCTCGAAGAGATAGGGGTTGAGCCCTGCGTCGCGCAGGGTCTCCTGAAAGAGGGCCTCGTGGGTACGGGGGGTGCAGGCCGCCACGACGATGCGGTTGAGGTTCTGCTCGCGGATCACAGCGACCAGCTTCTCCTGGGTGTCCTGGCTGCAGGAGAAGAGGTTCTCCTCGGCGTAGACCACGTGCGGCAGCCCCTTGGCAAAGGCCACCAGGGCGGGCACATCGGCGATGCCGCCGATATTGACGCCGCAGTTGCAGACAAAAACCCCCACCCGCGGCGCGTCGCCGCCCACCGCACGCTCTGCCGGAAAAACGGGCGCCGTGACCCGGCTGCCCCGCGCCGGGGTCAGACCAACGGCCGCGCTGCAGGCCGCCGCGCTGGCCTCGACGACCGACTGGGGGATGTCCTTGCACCCCTGGAGCACGCCGGCGACAAAGATCCCGGGCCGCGAGCTGCTCACGGGGCTCAGATCCTCGGTGGCCACGAAGCGGTAGGGGTTGAGCGCCACACCGAGCTTTTTAGCGGTTTCCACCGCGCTATCGGCCGGCTCCATCCCCACCGAGAGCACCGCCAGGTCGAAAGGCTCCTCCACCAGGGCCCCTTCCTCGGTGACATACCGCAGGTTGAGGGAGCCGTCGGCCGCCTCGGTGATGGTGTGCACCCGGGAGCGCACGAAACGGACCCCTTCGGCCTTGGCACGCGTGTAGTACTTCTCGAACTCCTTGCCGTGGGTGCGCATGTCCATGAAAAAGATGGTCGGTTCGAACTCCGGCCCCAGGTGCTCCCTGGCGATCACCGCCTCCTTGATGGCATACATGCAGCAAACCGAGGAGCAGTAATGGTTGCCGCAGCGGTTGAGATCGCGCGAACCGACGCACTGCAGCCAGGCGATGCGCCTGGGTTCACGGCCGTCCGAGGGGCGCGTCACGTGGCCGCCGGTGGGCCCGCCGGCGGACAGCAGGCGCTCGAACGCCAGGCTGGTGACCACATTGGGCAGCTTGCCGTGCTGGTAGTTGTCCAGTCCGGCGGGGTCAAAGGCCTGCAGCCCGGCCGTCATGATCACGGCGCCCACGTCCCGGCTGAGCTCCTTGGGGGCGTCGTCAAAGCGGATCGCCTGGGTGGGGCAGATCTTCTCGCAGGCCCCGCACTTGCCCTTTTTCAACCAGATGCAGCGCTCCGGGTCGATGCTGTATTTCAACGGCACCGCCTGGGGATAGGGCACGTAGATCGCCTTGCGCTTGGAAATCTTCTCGTTGAAGGCGTCCGCGGTTTTGGCGGGGCATTTCTCCGCGCAGGCGCCGCAGGCGATGCACTTGTCCAGGTCCACGTAGCGGGGGGACTGGGTGAGACTGACGCGAAAATTGCCCGCCTCGCCGGTGATGGCGTTCACCGTCGTGAGGGTGAGCAGTTCGATGTTCAAATGCCGGCCGACCTCGACCAGTTTGGGGGAGATGATTCACATCGAACAGTCGTTGGTGGGAAAGGTCTTGTCCAGCTGCGCCATGGTGCCGCCGATGGCCGGCGACTGCTCCACGAGGTGGACGAAGTAGCCGGATTCCGCCAGGTCCAGGGCGGCCTGCATCCCCGTGATGCCCCCTCCCACGACCATGACCGAACCGGTGACCCCACTGTTTTGCTTGAGTGCGATGACCTTCTCGTTATCCATTTGGTTCACCTTTTTTGCTATGGTTCACGCCGCCGCCGGTCTCCCCGGCCGCGGCCGTCGCTTGCGCCCCCCGTGTTGCCGGCGCGCCTAAACCCCCATGCCGCCGAGAATCTCGGGAAGCTTGTGCTCCCAACCGAGGGTGGAGATCAACACCCCGCTAAAGCGCGCCTCGCGCAGCGCGGCCATGGTTTCAGCCGCGATCCGGGTGCATTCCCGGACCTTGTCGGGGGCCTTTTGCAGCCGCTGGATGAGCGCCCCGGGAACGCTCACGTTGGCCATGTGGCGCTGGAGATAGCGCGCCATGCCCAGGGACTTGAGCAGCAGCACGGTGGGGATCAGGTGGACATCGTAGCGCCTGATTCGCTGTCGGAAGGCCTCCAGCACGTTGAGGTCGAAGACCGGGGGGGTGACGAAAAAGCGCGCCCCGGCCTCGACCTTTTTGCCCATCTCCACCACCTCCCGGTCCAGTTCG is from Desulfobacteraceae bacterium and encodes:
- a CDS encoding CoB--CoM heterodisulfide reductase iron-sulfur subunit A family protein, giving the protein MDNEKVIALKQNSGVTGSVMVVGGGITGMQAALDLAESGYFVHLVEQSPAIGGTMAQLDKTFPTNDCSMUIISPKLVEVGRHLNIELLTLTTVNAITGEAGNFRVSLTQSPRYVDLDKCIACGACAEKCPAKTADAFNEKISKRKAIYVPYPQAVPLKYSIDPERCIWLKKGKCGACEKICPTQAIRFDDAPKELSRDVGAVIMTAGLQAFDPAGLDNYQHGKLPNVVTSLAFERLLSAGGPTGGHVTRPSDGREPRRIAWLQCVGSRDLNRCGNHYCSSVCCMYAIKEAVIAREHLGPEFEPTIFFMDMRTHGKEFEKYYTRAKAEGVRFVRSRVHTITEAADGSLNLRYVTEEGALVEEPFDLAVLSVGMEPADSAVETAKKLGVALNPYRFVATEDLSPVSSSRPGIFVAGVLQGCKDIPQSVVEASAAACSAAVGLTPARGSRVTAPVFPAERAVGGDAPRVGVFVCNCGVNIGGIADVPALVAFAKGLPHVVYAEENLFSCSQDTQEKLVAVIREQNLNRIVVAACTPRTHEALFQETLRDAGLNPYLFEMANIRNQCTWVHSENKDKATDKARDLIRMAVARATLLEPIPDLDVPIEKSALVVGGGVAGMTAALSLADQGFPAVIVEKAEVLGGAARDVRSTRQGQDVPLFLEKLVARVEKHPAVTVLCNAEVTEASGFVGNFETTVVSGEGARTVRHGATIIATGAQATDTDEYLYGKHPRVTRWHDLEQHPERLEGAESVVFVQCVGSRDDKRPYCSRICCTSAVKQAVWIRNRFPDTAVYILYRDIRTFGEAELLYKQARELGVIFIRYSLERKPVVRPDGERLKVEVFDPVLQRALAIPADYLNLMTAVEPPKQTRLAEHYKLPLTAEGFFMEAHAKLRPVDFATDGIFVCGLAHYPKPLEESIAQALAAAGRATTVLAREAVKVSPLVSQVDAEKCIGCGLCAEICPFGAIEMMPVEGKGLRARNIPASCKGCGLCAASCPQRAIDMLHFRDQQIIAAVAAVV